A single Methanolobus sp. ZRKC5 DNA region contains:
- the glmM gene encoding phosphoglucosamine mutase, translated as MKLFGSSGIRGLANIEVTVDLALKVGMALGISKKTAVIGRDPRVAGEMIEHAIISGLMSAGCDVVRVGLVTTPTLAYATRNYDCGVMVTASHNPAQDVGIKLWNPDGMAFDSNQQEEIESIIEKEDFANVDWNMIGELSSYENAVRDHIDMIRSHSTGAPLRVIVDCGGGAGGTITPFLLREMGCEVITLNSQLDGHFPARNPEPKDSNLGMLKKAMTAFEADLGIAHDGDADRMMAVDENGVFVSGDEMLAIFARYECKDNPKVVVPVDTSMIVDDALPGSTIIHTRVGDVYVAEEMKKQKADFGGEPSGSWIFPRISYCPDGIYAAALLVDIVKEKKLSALREELPQYPTLRTTVACDNSRKDEVMKAISLKLATMGEVSSIDGIRIDMEDGWVLVRPSGTEAKIRITAEARKNVEELHAKVESIVKECLL; from the coding sequence ATGAAATTATTTGGTTCTTCAGGCATCCGTGGACTTGCAAATATAGAAGTTACCGTTGACCTGGCCCTGAAAGTAGGAATGGCTCTTGGCATATCAAAAAAGACTGCAGTCATCGGAAGAGATCCTCGTGTAGCCGGGGAGATGATAGAACATGCGATCATCTCAGGTCTTATGTCTGCAGGATGTGATGTTGTCCGCGTTGGTCTTGTCACAACACCCACACTTGCATATGCAACCCGCAATTATGACTGCGGAGTCATGGTCACTGCATCACATAACCCTGCACAGGATGTAGGAATTAAACTCTGGAACCCTGATGGAATGGCATTTGATTCCAACCAGCAGGAAGAAATAGAATCCATTATCGAGAAAGAGGATTTTGCTAATGTAGACTGGAATATGATAGGAGAATTATCTTCATATGAAAATGCAGTCAGAGACCACATTGATATGATACGCAGCCATTCAACCGGTGCACCCCTAAGAGTTATTGTGGATTGTGGAGGTGGTGCCGGCGGAACTATAACACCATTCCTTTTACGTGAGATGGGATGCGAGGTTATAACACTTAACTCACAGCTTGACGGACATTTTCCTGCACGTAATCCTGAACCAAAAGACTCGAATCTAGGAATGCTGAAAAAAGCGATGACTGCATTTGAGGCGGACCTTGGTATCGCACATGACGGGGATGCTGACAGAATGATGGCAGTGGATGAAAATGGTGTGTTCGTGTCAGGGGACGAAATGCTTGCCATCTTTGCACGCTATGAATGCAAAGACAATCCAAAGGTTGTAGTACCTGTTGACACCTCAATGATAGTCGATGATGCACTCCCTGGTTCCACTATCATCCACACACGAGTGGGCGACGTTTATGTCGCTGAGGAAATGAAGAAGCAGAAAGCTGATTTTGGCGGTGAGCCTTCCGGAAGCTGGATCTTCCCAAGGATTTCCTATTGCCCTGACGGAATCTACGCTGCTGCCCTTCTTGTCGATATAGTCAAGGAAAAGAAACTCTCGGCCCTTAGAGAAGAACTCCCACAGTACCCAACACTCAGAACTACAGTTGCATGTGATAATTCGAGAAAGGACGAAGTTATGAAAGCTATCAGCTTAAAGCTTGCAACAATGGGTGAAGTTTCCAGTATAGACGGCATCAGAATTGATATGGAAGACGGCTGGGTGCTTGTCAGACCATCTGGAACCGAGGCAAAGATAAGAATTACAGCAGAGGCCAGAAAGAATGTGGAAGAACTCCATGCAAAAGTAGAGAGCATCGTTAAGGAGTGCCTTTTATGA
- the glmU gene encoding bifunctional sugar-1-phosphate nucleotidylyltransferase/acetyltransferase: MKVVILAAGEGTRMRPLTVSKPKVMLPIANKPMMEHTINAATDAGIKEFLIVTGYREDAIMDYFMDGSHLGISVEYVHQEEQLGTANAIGYAKEYVKGHFIVLNGDMLVSKEHISHLISRTEDAIISVKKVENPSQFGVIETEEDEVTRIIEKPKNPPTNLANAGIYLFDDVIFDYIDKTGKSKRGEYEITDSLQMMIDDGCSVGYEILTSEWIDIGRPWDILDANKVLLENIDNTREGVVEPYATLNGNVNVGKNTIIRNGAYIVGPVIIGDNCDIGPNCFIRASTAIGNDVHIGNAVEVKNSVIMDGTKIGHLSYLGDSVIGTACNFGAGTKVANLRHDNRNIRSVVKGELVDTGRRKLGVIMGDDVHTGINTSINIGTVMEPGSSTMPGKVVTHKRKAN; this comes from the coding sequence ATGAAAGTCGTTATACTTGCCGCCGGTGAAGGCACACGAATGAGACCACTCACCGTATCCAAACCAAAGGTTATGCTTCCCATAGCGAACAAACCAATGATGGAACATACAATTAATGCTGCCACGGATGCAGGAATAAAAGAGTTCCTCATTGTTACCGGATACCGTGAAGATGCAATTATGGATTATTTCATGGATGGTAGCCACCTTGGCATCAGTGTCGAGTACGTGCATCAGGAAGAGCAGCTTGGAACTGCCAATGCCATCGGTTATGCAAAAGAATATGTGAAAGGACATTTCATTGTTCTTAACGGTGACATGCTTGTAAGCAAAGAACATATCAGCCACCTTATATCAAGAACAGAAGATGCGATTATTAGTGTGAAGAAAGTTGAGAATCCTTCTCAGTTCGGTGTCATTGAAACCGAGGAAGATGAGGTTACCAGAATTATCGAGAAGCCAAAGAACCCACCTACTAACCTTGCCAATGCTGGCATATATCTTTTTGATGATGTTATTTTTGATTACATAGATAAAACCGGAAAATCAAAAAGAGGGGAATATGAAATAACAGACTCACTGCAGATGATGATAGACGATGGCTGCAGCGTTGGTTATGAGATACTCACCAGCGAATGGATCGATATTGGAAGACCCTGGGACATACTGGATGCAAACAAGGTGCTGCTTGAAAATATAGATAACACACGAGAAGGTGTCGTTGAGCCTTATGCAACCCTCAATGGAAACGTCAATGTTGGCAAGAACACCATTATCCGCAACGGTGCTTACATAGTCGGACCGGTAATTATTGGCGATAACTGTGATATAGGACCTAACTGCTTCATCAGAGCTTCAACCGCTATTGGCAATGATGTTCATATTGGCAATGCTGTGGAGGTAAAGAACAGCGTGATCATGGATGGCACGAAAATAGGACACCTTTCATATCTTGGTGACAGTGTCATAGGCACAGCCTGTAATTTCGGTGCTGGCACTAAGGTTGCGAATCTCAGGCACGATAACAGGAACATAAGGTCAGTGGTAAAAGGTGAACTGGTAGACACGGGTCGCAGGAAACTTGGAGTCATCATGGGAGATGATGTTCATACCGGCATCAATACCAGCATCAATATCGGTACTGTAATGGAACCCGGAAGTTCTACCATGCCCGGTAAAGTTGTCACACACAAAAGAAAAGCTAATTAA
- a CDS encoding DHH family phosphoesterase, whose amino-acid sequence MKLNIEMQKLKELAREAADVIEKYEHVRVISHNDADGLTSAGIICQALMRKNIRFHTTIVPRLNKAVVEMVKATAADGDLVLFCDMGSGQSDIISEIKQEIIVLDHHVPVGETPAKVLVNPHIVGIDGAMHVSGSGVTFFVAMEMGPDNIDLAGLAIAGAVGDKQLFSTINGHILEEAVNAEIVSVRKGLRIGDGDLAKILEYTPEPYLDFTGDRENIDNFLDILGLHGNIEDLDPDQTKKLTSAIALKLAKNASPEAIDAAIGDVYILNKELVHNVYDLVAILNTCGKAEKAGMGLSICMKNDTHLAEAADMTISNQISIVENIKKGLDIVQQGNSIGYLIGKDMEGTGLIASTFVRYVNPEMPFVAVNQVEDLVKVSARGTRALVEKGLDLSFALREAAKLVDGEGGGHNVASGASIPPGTAEQFISKVDEIVLEQLPKPEKSE is encoded by the coding sequence ATGAAACTAAATATCGAGATGCAAAAACTCAAGGAACTGGCAAGAGAAGCAGCAGATGTAATTGAGAAGTATGAGCATGTCCGTGTCATTTCACACAATGATGCTGATGGTCTTACGTCTGCCGGAATAATCTGCCAGGCACTCATGAGAAAGAACATCCGCTTTCATACTACCATTGTACCAAGGCTTAATAAAGCCGTAGTGGAAATGGTAAAAGCTACTGCTGCTGACGGTGATTTGGTACTTTTCTGCGATATGGGTAGCGGGCAGTCGGATATAATTTCTGAGATCAAGCAGGAGATTATTGTGCTTGACCATCACGTGCCGGTAGGAGAGACACCTGCCAAGGTTCTTGTGAACCCACACATTGTCGGAATTGACGGAGCAATGCATGTGTCCGGATCCGGAGTAACCTTCTTTGTAGCGATGGAAATGGGACCTGATAATATAGACCTTGCAGGACTCGCAATTGCAGGTGCTGTGGGCGATAAACAGCTTTTCAGCACAATCAACGGCCACATACTGGAAGAGGCTGTGAACGCAGAAATTGTATCCGTTAGGAAAGGACTTCGAATCGGTGACGGAGACCTTGCAAAAATACTTGAGTACACACCTGAACCTTATCTCGACTTCACTGGAGATAGGGAGAATATAGATAATTTCCTCGATATTCTAGGGCTTCATGGCAATATTGAAGACCTTGATCCAGACCAGACCAAGAAACTTACATCCGCCATCGCTCTCAAACTGGCAAAGAACGCCAGTCCTGAAGCCATCGATGCAGCTATTGGTGATGTATATATCCTTAACAAGGAGCTAGTTCACAACGTTTATGATCTCGTTGCAATACTGAACACGTGTGGCAAGGCCGAAAAAGCCGGCATGGGACTCTCTATATGTATGAAGAACGACACACACCTGGCAGAAGCAGCAGATATGACAATATCCAACCAGATATCAATTGTGGAAAACATCAAAAAAGGCCTGGATATAGTACAACAGGGTAATAGCATTGGATATCTGATAGGGAAAGATATGGAAGGAACTGGCCTTATAGCAAGTACTTTCGTCAGATATGTCAATCCTGAAATGCCCTTCGTTGCAGTCAACCAGGTAGAAGACCTTGTTAAAGTTTCCGCAAGAGGCACCCGTGCACTTGTAGAAAAAGGACTTGACCTGTCATTTGCACTCCGTGAGGCTGCTAAACTGGTCGATGGTGAAGGAGGAGGACATAATGTGGCATCCGGTGCCTCTATACCCCCTGGAACGGCAGAACAGTTCATCAGCAAAGTTGATGAGATCGTTTTGGAACAACTCCCCAAACCGGAGAAGAGTGAATGA
- a CDS encoding KEOPS complex subunit Pcc1 translates to MKISTTIEFKDEGAMQIAKKIANSLAPDNLTNMRTEVKNGSVCIHISTEKITSLIATVDDLLMNAKIAEEIAEKLKE, encoded by the coding sequence ATGAAGATAAGTACTACCATCGAGTTCAAAGACGAAGGAGCTATGCAGATAGCTAAGAAAATTGCGAACTCATTGGCTCCTGATAACCTGACAAACATGCGTACTGAGGTAAAGAATGGCAGTGTGTGTATCCACATTTCTACAGAGAAAATAACCTCGCTTATAGCTACGGTTGATGATCTCCTAATGAATGCAAAAATAGCAGAAGAAATAGCCGAAAAACTTAAAGAATAA
- a CDS encoding uracil-DNA glycosylase — translation MAIRKVSELVEQGFEGIEKEIMECTDCQLHETVTNRVISKGSRSPRVVFVGEAPGKNEDETGIPFCGRAGKNLDVMVDYMGLYENDYAVINTIKCRPPNNRTPLKSEINACKPFLQAQIELLDPKVIILLGNTAEKAFCNGEKLEWGVPRIVDGKYTLLKIYHPAALIYQRSRIEEQNALIDSNRNLWE, via the coding sequence ATGGCAATCCGAAAAGTGAGTGAACTTGTAGAACAGGGATTTGAAGGCATCGAAAAAGAGATTATGGAATGTACTGACTGTCAGCTTCATGAAACGGTCACAAACAGGGTCATCAGTAAAGGCTCCAGAAGTCCCAGGGTGGTTTTCGTGGGCGAGGCTCCCGGCAAGAATGAAGATGAAACTGGTATCCCCTTCTGCGGCAGAGCTGGCAAGAATCTTGATGTTATGGTCGATTACATGGGGCTTTACGAGAATGATTACGCAGTTATAAACACAATAAAATGTCGTCCGCCAAATAATCGTACCCCTCTGAAAAGTGAGATAAATGCCTGCAAACCATTCCTTCAGGCTCAGATAGAACTTCTTGATCCGAAAGTTATCATTCTGCTCGGTAACACTGCGGAAAAAGCCTTTTGTAACGGTGAGAAGCTCGAGTGGGGTGTTCCCAGAATAGTGGATGGGAAATATACTCTTTTGAAGATTTATCATCCGGCTGCTCTTATCTATCAACGCTCAAGAATCGAAGAACAAAATGCTCTGATAGATAGCAACAGGAATCTGTGGGAATGA
- a CDS encoding ketopantoate reductase family protein yields MNVLILGAGAVGLSLAAKLSSVCNVHAVCRRRHADKIMSDGFRMTGMWGDATYTFSCSEDVPDNNYDYIFITSKSTSTKAICEQFSDIIKGREVISMQNGLGNEEIIARYTDKVIGGTIITGFEWAGDAQIHVSVETGPMNLGRFPSGMDESVLKLVELVKSTGIQVTGTENIMSSVWSKVLYNSALNPLGAVMGVPYGKLENPHAWSIIKNIVKEAFVVTEAEGVVLPWKTADEYLTFLRDFQLPNTAGHHSSMFQDISSGRKTEIDFLNGAIVARANELGIDTPYNTFISEQIHFMEALQAEKQSQD; encoded by the coding sequence ATGAATGTTCTAATATTAGGTGCAGGAGCGGTAGGTCTATCCCTTGCCGCAAAACTTTCTTCAGTTTGCAATGTGCATGCGGTATGCCGGCGGAGGCATGCTGATAAAATTATGTCTGATGGTTTCAGAATGACTGGGATGTGGGGTGATGCCACTTACACTTTCAGTTGCTCGGAAGATGTGCCAGATAATAATTATGATTACATTTTCATTACTTCTAAATCAACTTCTACCAAAGCCATATGTGAACAGTTCTCTGATATTATCAAAGGCAGGGAAGTCATTAGTATGCAGAACGGTCTTGGTAACGAGGAAATAATTGCCAGATACACCGATAAAGTAATTGGAGGCACCATTATCACCGGGTTTGAATGGGCAGGCGATGCACAGATACATGTTTCTGTGGAAACAGGTCCCATGAACCTTGGAAGGTTCCCATCAGGTATGGATGAATCTGTGTTGAAGCTTGTGGAACTCGTAAAGAGTACAGGCATCCAGGTTACTGGAACAGAGAATATAATGAGTTCCGTCTGGTCCAAGGTTTTATACAATTCAGCTCTAAATCCACTTGGTGCAGTCATGGGTGTCCCCTATGGAAAGCTAGAGAACCCACATGCCTGGAGCATAATCAAGAATATTGTAAAAGAAGCTTTTGTGGTAACAGAAGCAGAAGGTGTTGTACTCCCCTGGAAAACAGCAGATGAATATCTAACATTCCTACGTGATTTCCAGCTTCCAAACACAGCAGGACACCATTCTTCAATGTTTCAGGACATCTCATCAGGAAGAAAGACCGAGATCGACTTTCTTAACGGTGCTATTGTTGCAAGGGCAAATGAATTGGGCATTGACACGCCATATAACACTTTCATTTCAGAGCAGATACATTTCATGGAAGCGCTGCAGGCAGAAAAACAATCACAGGATTAA
- a CDS encoding serine--tRNA ligase, translating to MNFKFRLECSLKTSADATKAVDVVNAYIDEANQTALTKGAPEGQGAKVTEHSVDGDRINLTIQSGRHVRVHDALLRMKKPLAAKLGKEFKIGIRGIEVKSYTIEVPSEKELPQMKIPYVTEMSYENGNIKLVLDVDEAAMSNRVPDRILSLMEDKLEQQTYGGKTEHWNVLWQSEKKEHVFTEDPTKAMVEAGWLKRGASRGQWIHGPQSTKMFRTFEKIVLDELLEPLEYREMIFPKLVPWEVWQKSGHAKGVYPEIYYVCPPKTRDPEFWEEVIDHYKVTLEVPTSLIKEKIGDPIGGMCYAQCPPFWTYLQGETVPTNEFPIRVFDRSGTSHRYESGGIHGMERVDEFHRIEILWVGNKEQVIKTANKLHERYMHIFNEILDLEWRKAWVTPWFMAQEGLTGVSEQTEAGTTDYEAVLPYRGEDGEWLEFQNVSVNGNKYPSGFNVKCQSGEELWSGCSGVGLERWASAFFAQKGLDPENWPEEFRKRVGKIPEGIKFL from the coding sequence ATCAATTTCAAATTCAGGTTGGAGTGTTCGCTGAAGACAAGTGCTGATGCAACAAAAGCTGTGGACGTTGTTAACGCATACATTGATGAAGCTAATCAGACCGCACTCACCAAAGGAGCACCTGAAGGACAGGGAGCAAAGGTAACGGAGCATAGTGTTGATGGAGACAGGATCAATCTTACTATTCAGTCTGGCAGGCATGTACGTGTCCATGATGCATTGCTTCGTATGAAAAAACCCCTCGCAGCTAAGCTCGGAAAAGAGTTCAAGATCGGTATACGCGGAATCGAGGTTAAGTCATACACCATTGAAGTGCCATCTGAAAAAGAACTTCCCCAGATGAAGATTCCCTATGTCACAGAGATGAGCTATGAAAACGGAAACATCAAACTTGTACTTGATGTTGATGAAGCTGCAATGTCAAACCGTGTACCTGACAGGATACTTTCTCTGATGGAAGATAAACTGGAACAACAGACATACGGCGGAAAGACAGAGCACTGGAATGTACTCTGGCAGAGTGAAAAGAAGGAACACGTTTTCACTGAAGACCCGACAAAAGCAATGGTGGAAGCCGGATGGCTCAAAAGAGGAGCCAGCAGAGGACAATGGATACACGGCCCTCAGTCCACAAAGATGTTCAGGACCTTTGAGAAGATAGTGCTTGACGAACTGCTGGAACCTCTGGAGTACAGGGAAATGATCTTCCCAAAACTTGTGCCCTGGGAAGTATGGCAGAAATCAGGACATGCAAAAGGTGTTTATCCTGAAATCTATTACGTTTGCCCTCCAAAGACCAGAGACCCCGAGTTCTGGGAAGAGGTCATTGACCATTATAAAGTGACCCTTGAGGTCCCTACGTCCCTTATAAAAGAGAAAATCGGCGACCCTATCGGCGGAATGTGTTATGCACAATGTCCTCCTTTCTGGACATACCTGCAGGGCGAAACGGTACCCACCAATGAATTCCCCATAAGAGTATTTGACAGGTCAGGAACTTCACACAGGTATGAGAGTGGTGGGATTCACGGTATGGAACGTGTGGATGAATTCCACAGGATAGAGATTCTCTGGGTCGGAAACAAAGAACAGGTAATAAAAACCGCTAACAAATTACACGAAAGATACATGCACATCTTCAATGAGATACTGGACCTCGAATGGAGAAAAGCATGGGTTACACCCTGGTTCATGGCGCAGGAAGGACTTACCGGTGTTTCCGAACAGACCGAAGCGGGTACAACGGATTATGAAGCAGTCCTGCCTTACCGTGGCGAAGATGGAGAATGGCTTGAGTTCCAGAATGTCAGTGTGAACGGAAACAAGTACCCTTCAGGATTCAATGTTAAATGCCAGTCAGGAGAAGAACTCTGGTCCGGATGTTCCGGTGTTGGACTGGAAAGATGGGCTTCTGCGTTCTTTGCGCAGAAAGGACTGGACCCTGAGAACTGGCCTGAGGAATTTAGGAAAAGAGTAGGAAAGATTCCAGAGGGAATCAAATTCCTCTGA
- the thiE gene encoding thiamine phosphate synthase, giving the protein MENKRLLLNLMDFYLVTDSGMSIKGTLSDVENAVGAGCRIVQYREKAISTKDMILEATQIKTLCGTEVIFLVNDRVDVALAVDADGVHIGQDDMHISTARALLGPDKIIGLSVHNVEEAMEAEQNGADYVGLGPIFNTTTKNDAGDGIGPESIRAVKDAIKIPVVAIGGINKQNSESVITGGADSLVAISAVVCSDDVKRETKEFINLVRLVKGQEQ; this is encoded by the coding sequence ATGGAAAACAAAAGATTATTGCTGAACCTTATGGACTTCTATCTTGTGACTGATTCAGGTATGTCCATAAAAGGAACCCTGTCAGATGTAGAGAATGCAGTTGGTGCAGGATGCAGAATAGTCCAGTACAGAGAAAAAGCCATAAGCACAAAGGATATGATCCTTGAAGCAACCCAGATTAAAACTCTATGTGGCACTGAGGTGATATTCCTTGTGAATGACAGGGTTGATGTTGCACTCGCAGTTGATGCCGATGGTGTTCATATCGGCCAGGATGATATGCATATATCAACTGCACGAGCTCTTCTGGGCCCGGATAAGATAATCGGTCTTTCGGTACACAATGTTGAAGAGGCTATGGAAGCAGAACAAAACGGTGCTGATTATGTGGGTCTGGGTCCTATCTTTAACACCACCACCAAAAATGATGCAGGGGATGGTATTGGTCCTGAAAGTATCAGGGCAGTGAAAGATGCAATAAAAATACCTGTTGTTGCAATCGGTGGTATCAATAAACAGAATAGTGAAAGTGTCATAACAGGTGGTGCTGACAGCCTGGTAGCCATCTCCGCGGTTGTATGTAGTGATGATGTTAAAAGGGAAACAAAAGAATTCATTAATCTTGTAAGACTGGTCAAGGGACAGGAACAGTAA
- the thiM gene encoding hydroxyethylthiazole kinase, giving the protein MDHPLQKIRETKPLLHHITNWVTIYDCANMTRAFGALPVMAHAKEECADMTGISSGLVLNIGTLTTDLIDAMLISAAAANEKNIPVVLDAVGVGATKFRDDMAAKILNSIRVDIIKGNYSEIAKLAGENAQTRGVESTSIDADPKKVAKEFANSRSCVVVMTGKEDIISDGKKTYVVKNGHESMGLIVGTGCMAASVIGSFAAVNADYCAAAKDALCYFGIAGELAARQSAGPGTFKMYFYDEVFNLSDEKAQSMMNVEEC; this is encoded by the coding sequence ATGGATCATCCACTGCAAAAAATAAGGGAAACAAAACCGCTGTTGCATCACATAACTAATTGGGTAACTATCTATGACTGTGCGAATATGACGAGGGCATTCGGTGCTCTTCCTGTAATGGCCCATGCTAAGGAAGAGTGTGCAGACATGACAGGTATCTCGTCTGGTCTTGTTCTCAATATAGGAACCCTTACTACAGACCTCATTGATGCTATGCTAATTTCAGCTGCTGCTGCGAATGAAAAGAACATACCTGTGGTACTTGATGCTGTAGGTGTTGGTGCTACAAAGTTCCGTGATGATATGGCAGCAAAGATACTCAATTCCATTCGTGTTGATATTATCAAAGGCAACTATTCGGAGATTGCAAAACTTGCGGGAGAGAATGCCCAGACAAGAGGTGTTGAATCAACATCCATCGATGCTGACCCAAAGAAGGTTGCAAAGGAATTTGCAAACTCAAGGTCATGTGTTGTTGTGATGACCGGCAAGGAAGACATAATCAGTGACGGGAAAAAGACCTATGTTGTAAAGAACGGACATGAGTCAATGGGTCTTATCGTAGGCACCGGTTGCATGGCTGCATCGGTAATTGGCTCTTTTGCCGCAGTCAATGCAGACTATTGTGCTGCTGCAAAGGATGCATTGTGCTATTTCGGGATTGCCGGGGAACTAGCAGCCCGGCAGTCTGCAGGTCCGGGAACTTTCAAGATGTATTTCTACGATGAGGTATTCAACCTATCAGACGAAAAAGCACAGTCCATGATGAATGTTGAAGAATGCTGA
- a CDS encoding 30S ribosomal protein S3ae, whose amino-acid sequence MARKVQRKLDKWKSKTWYNVETPEFMSRANIGVTPAEEPEQLIGRVVETTVGEIANDFTKHNTKLRLEISEVNGDIASTRFLGHEITTDYLRSIVKRQTSRIDANLDVTTKDGYVVRVKPICFTVKRARTSQIKGIREVMNIIVKERASELVYEQFIEEAIMGKLSANIYRNAKSIYPLRRVEIRKTEVKSVPVAA is encoded by the coding sequence TTGGCAAGGAAAGTGCAGAGAAAGTTAGACAAATGGAAGTCTAAGACATGGTACAACGTTGAAACACCTGAATTTATGAGCAGAGCAAATATTGGAGTTACGCCTGCAGAAGAGCCAGAGCAGCTCATTGGGCGTGTTGTTGAGACCACTGTTGGAGAAATTGCTAACGATTTCACAAAGCATAACACAAAGCTCAGACTCGAGATCAGCGAAGTCAATGGCGACATTGCAAGTACCAGATTCCTTGGTCACGAGATCACTACAGATTACCTGCGCTCTATCGTTAAGCGTCAGACATCAAGAATTGATGCAAACCTTGACGTTACAACAAAAGACGGATACGTCGTTAGAGTGAAGCCTATATGCTTCACTGTCAAAAGAGCAAGAACAAGCCAGATAAAAGGCATCAGAGAAGTAATGAACATTATCGTAAAAGAGCGTGCATCAGAACTTGTCTACGAGCAGTTTATCGAAGAAGCTATCATGGGCAAGCTTTCCGCAAACATTTACAGGAATGCAAAGTCCATCTACCCACTTAGAAGGGTAGAGATCAGAAAGACAGAAGTAAAATCTGTCCCTGTAGCAGCTTAA
- a CDS encoding DUF523 and DUF1722 domain-containing protein produces MPKFPRPIIVISKCLGFAACRYDGEMLPFQLAEPMKPFVEFIDICPECEIGLGVPRKPIRIVTNDQKHLIQPATGKDLTAEMEIFARSYLGKLNDFDGFILKSKSPSCGIGTTKVFPNSGSKEYLHGQENGFFADAVLRDYPDLPVIDEIQTDDSILRDHFLARVFAMASFREMSSSTKLHALVEYHTENKLLFMAYDKQLMTVMGNLVANKENLPVEQVYEKYLSFLLQILSKPAETGIVVNALMHAFGYFSRNLSARDKFIFMQKLQKYREDNSSIFELKKWFIFKAEEFNADYLLKQSFFRPYPPELSGSLQIV; encoded by the coding sequence ATGCCAAAATTTCCACGTCCAATAATCGTGATCAGCAAATGTCTTGGATTTGCCGCCTGTCGATATGACGGAGAAATGCTACCATTCCAATTGGCTGAACCTATGAAACCTTTTGTTGAATTTATTGATATTTGTCCGGAGTGCGAAATTGGTCTGGGTGTTCCACGCAAGCCGATCCGCATAGTCACCAATGATCAGAAGCATCTTATACAGCCAGCTACCGGAAAGGATCTTACTGCTGAGATGGAGATTTTTGCAAGATCATATCTTGGGAAATTGAATGATTTTGACGGTTTCATTCTTAAATCTAAGTCTCCTTCATGTGGAATTGGGACAACTAAAGTTTTCCCTAACTCAGGTAGTAAAGAATACTTGCATGGTCAGGAAAATGGTTTTTTTGCAGATGCAGTATTAAGAGATTATCCGGACCTGCCTGTTATTGATGAAATACAGACAGATGATTCTATTCTAAGGGATCATTTCCTGGCCAGAGTATTCGCAATGGCATCCTTCAGGGAAATGTCATCTTCTACAAAGCTGCACGCATTGGTTGAGTATCATACAGAGAACAAACTTCTGTTCATGGCATACGATAAGCAGCTTATGACTGTCATGGGTAATCTTGTTGCAAACAAGGAGAATCTTCCAGTTGAGCAGGTTTATGAAAAGTACCTGTCCTTTTTATTGCAGATACTTTCAAAACCAGCTGAAACAGGTATTGTTGTTAATGCTCTGATGCATGCATTCGGTTATTTTTCCCGAAATCTTAGTGCCAGAGACAAATTCATCTTCATGCAGAAATTGCAAAAATATCGCGAAGATAATTCTTCCATATTTGAATTGAAAAAATGGTTCATATTTAAGGCAGAAGAGTTTAATGCAGACTATCTTTTGAAGCAATCCTTTTTCCGGCCTTATCCTCCTGAACTGTCCGGCAGTTTGCAGATAGTTTGA